In Sorghum bicolor cultivar BTx623 chromosome 8, Sorghum_bicolor_NCBIv3, whole genome shotgun sequence, one genomic interval encodes:
- the LOC8070156 gene encoding WPP domain-associated protein isoform X1 — protein sequence MSKRRMLCFFQPTSAFLEYELQGEISGILIQNYVCGLHHEFETKLWEHQNCISTLNRNWAEKVSEIAVLRDELHNVLSVILASEPGAHHPHQSHGVLEDQMVIVKAKDDGEPPVTEKCSESSEVTLEIPDFSLLKHMPSEEMTNFLKTEWLKLRRQHESELHEKTEELFRVKREHAKEKASLPLKKERELEFIKSKLLQTISKLGEIASRKENSCFDGNENKEMRRLKDRIGMLLHDNNRLRGLLADKKQEVKHLSLQVSDSKSKTTQDSLSEAKLLNNFEKLRAELEDLKVERHLNNLVDSSVFKEVFDNYENQIYDMDQEGSFLKELLDEKQDQLSIIYEDRQKLKYENNQLVSIAESIMQHHDQANLVNDELMMFKEKVCEQELLILESKGEYNSMKRCLYEAMQEIQVCKQEILGLTENLTFMSIALKEAKEQNASLDATIREMKKTPAQSIGSHWGQTGEFDLASMEKLSKTYADFESRLVETIKRNETRLTSLVCQFSPLVQQVAVLRKKEFWYKQILEIKCSNLRKAEAEVDILGDEVDTLLSVLGKIYIALDHYSPVLKHYPGVTEILMLVQKVLKGESIEHLATKGKS from the exons ATGTCGAAGCGTCGCATGCTTTGCTTCTTTCAGCCAACCTCCGCCTTT CTGGAGTATGAGCTGCAGGGAGAGATCTCTGGCATCTTGATTCAGAACTACGTTTGCGGTTTGCACCACGAGTTTGAGACGAAGTTATGGGAGCATCAGAACTGCATCAGCACTCTGAACAGGAACTGGGCGGAAAAGGTTTCTGAGATCGCGGTGCTGCGCGACGAGCTTCACAATGTTCTGAGCGTTATACTAGCTTCGGAACCTGGTGCTCATCATCCTCACCAGTCCCACGGTGTTCTGGAAGACCAGATGGTCATTGTGAAGGCAAAAGATGATGGTGAGCCTCCGGTAACAGAGAAATGTTCTGAGTCAAGCGAGGTTACTCTCGAGATCCCAGATTTTTCCCTCCTGAAGCACATGCCCAGTGAAGAAATGACGAACTTTCTCAAGACGGAATGGCTAAAACTGCGAAGACAGCACGAGTCTGAGCTTCATGAGAAGACAGAGGAGCTGTTCAGGGTGAAAAGGGAACACGCAAAAGAGAAAGCTTCGTTGCCGCTTAAGAAAGAGAGAGAGCTTGAGTTCATCAAATCGAAGTTGCTCCAGACCATCTCCAAGCTTGGTGAGATAGCCTCGAGGAAAGAGAATTCTTGTTTTGACGGTAATGAGAATAAGGAGATGCGCAGGTTGAAGGACAGGATCGGTATGCTACTACATGATAATAATCGTCTCCGAGGTTTGCTGGCTGATAAAAAACAGGAGGTTAAGCACCTCTCTTTGCAAGTATCAGATTCAAAGAGCAAAACGACCCAGGACTCACTGTCAGAGGCAAAACTGTTGAATAATTTTGAGAAGCTTAGGGCTGAACTTGAAGATTTAAAGGTTGAGAGGCACTTGAACAATTTAGTGGATTCGTCTGTATTCAAGGAAGTTTTTGATAATTATGAGAATCAGATTTATGATATGGATCAGGAGGGATCCTTCCTCAAAGAGTTGCTTGATGAAAAACAAGACCAGCTAAGTATTATATATGAAGATAGACAAAAGCTCAAGTATGAAAATAATCAACTTGTATCAATTGCAGAATCAATTATGCAGCACCATGACCAAGCCAACTTGGTTAATGATGAGCTTATGATGTTTAAGGAGAAAGTGTGCGAGCAAGAACTGCTGATATTGGAGTCAAAGGGCGAATATAACTCCATGAAAAGGTGTTTGTATGAGGCTATGCAAGAAATCCAAGTATGCAAGCAAGAAATACTTGGGCTGACTGAAAACTTAACTTTTATGTCTATTGCTTTGAAGGAAGCCAAGGAACAGAATGCCTCACTTGACGCCACAATCCGTGAAATGAAGAAAACACCAGCACAAAGTATTGGCAGTCATTGGGGACAGACTGGGGAATTTGATCTTGCCAGTATGGAGAAGTTGTCAAAAACATATGCTGACTTTGAAAGCAGATTAGTCGAAACTATTAAAAGAAATGAAACCAG GTTGACTAGTCTAGTTTGTCAGTTTAGCCCACTGGTGCAGCAAGTTGCTGTCTTAAGGAAAAAAGAATTCTGGTACAAGCAAATACTTGAGATTAAATGCTCAAATCTTCGGAAAGCAGAAGCAGAG GTCGATATACTTGGTGATGAGGTTGACACCCTTCTAAGTGTTCTGGGAAAAATCTATATTGCACTTGATCATTATTCTCCAGTTTTGAAGCATTACCCTGGG GTTACAGAGATTTTGATGCTTGTGCAGAAGGTGTTGAAAGGAGAAAGCATTGAACACCTAGCCACTAAGGGAAAATCCTGA
- the LOC8084394 gene encoding uncharacterized protein LOC8084394, translating into MADLGLWKQAWMWVLSQKHILAWAHTAACGSRERLAFLVDRHWPAVSRACATSSRLALAALRQWRGCTARGVLAVASLGPAAVFVILWSFFVCMTSPACALYALLSLGAAAAVVHYMGYTPGLFIVGLFGILIMWMYGYFWITGMLLVAGGCMCSLKHARYVIPVLTSYAIYSVAVRVGWLGVFLTLNLSFLTNDLLNKLAQGYEGSTEESQFEDIKGSDPVMDEFYRSCEFPPVPDSEPETVSSAKPYCTAPVQDVLHVQKEEPPSKVVKSDSSSLDEIKRIMDGSNHYEVLGVPRNRSIDQKTLKKEYHRMVLLVHPDKNMGNPLACESFKKLQSAYEVLSDFTKKNSYDEQLRKEESLKMTPRSRVVSQQSGVEFLSEESRRIQCTKCGNFHIWICTKRSKTRARFCQGCDQFHQAKDGDGWVETRFSSSIKMEIPRAFVCAESKIFDVSEWATCQGMECKPNTHGPTFMVNMVGTDRMPQRSYSSRYPFSLDAEMIPEDEFELWLQQALASGVFADSPKRRKSWSPFKLPQKGIKSWRRSS; encoded by the exons ATGGCGGATTTGGGGCTGTGGAAGCAGGCGTGGATGTGGGTGCTGTCCCAGAAGCACATCCTGGCGTGGGCGCACACGGCGGCGTGCGGCAGCAGGGAGCGCCTCGCCTTCCTGGTCGACCGCCACTGGCCCGCCGTGTCCCGGGCCTGCGCCACCTCCTCGCGCCTCGCGCTCGCCGCGCTGCGGCAATGGCGCGGGTGTACCGCGCGCGGGGTGCTGGCGGTGGCCAGCCTCGGCCCCGCCGCCGTCTTCGTCATCCTCTGGAGCTTCTTCGTCTGCATGACCTCGCCGGCGTGCGCACTCTACGCGCTTCTTAGCCTG GGGGCTGCTGCTGCAGTTGTTCACTATATGGGCTATACACCTGGCCTTTTCATTGTTGGGCTGTTTGGGATATTAATTATGTGGATGTATGGCTACTTTTGGATTACAGGAATGCTTCTAGTTGCTGGAG GTTGTATGTGCTCTTTGAAACATGCTCGCTATGTGATACCTGTTTTGACTTCATATGCTATTTATTCTGTGGCTGTTCGTGTTGGGTGGCTTGGAGTCTTCTTGACACTCAACCTTTCTTTCTTGACAAATGATCTTCTTAATAAGTTAGCGCAAGGATATGAAGGAAGCACTGAAGAAAGCCAGTTTGAAGACATCAAGGGTTCTGATCCAGTGATGGATGAGTTTTATCGTAGTTGTGAATTCCCACCGGTTCCTGACAGTGAACCTGAGACCGTGTCTTCTGCGAAGCCATACTGCACAGCACCCGTCCAAGATGTGTTACATGTACAAAAAGAGGAACCTCCTAGTAAAGTAGTGAAATCTGATTCTAGTTCCTTGGATGAGATTAAGAGGATAATGGATGGTTCAAACCATTATGAAGTTTTGGGTGTACCTCGTAATAGAAGCATTGATCAAAAGACCTTGAAAAAAGAATATCACAGAATG GTCCTGCTTGTACATCCTGATAAAAATATGGGAAATCCATTGGCTTGTGAATCATTCAAAAAACTTCAATCAGCTTATGAG GTTCTCTCTGATTTCACAAAGAAAAACAGCTATGATGAACAACTGAGGAAAGAAGAATCACTGAAAATGACCCCAAGATCACGTGTTGTTTCTCAACAG AGTGGTGTAGAGTTTCTCTCAGAAGAGTCCAGGCGGATACAGTGCACTAAGTGTGGTAATTTCCATATATGGATATGCACCAAGAGAAGCAAAACAAGAGCAAGATTCTGTCAG GGCTGTGATCAGTTTCATCAAGCCAAGGATGGAGATGGATGGGTTGAAACCAGATTTTCATCCTCCATCAAG ATGGAAATACCACGAGCCTTTGTTTGTGCTGAGAGCAAAATATTTGATGTGTCTGAGTGGGCTACCTGCCAG GGAATGGAGTGTAAGCCTAACACTCATGGTCCAACTTTTATGGTAAACATGGTTGGCACAGATAGGATGCCTCAGAGATCCTACAGTTCCCGTTATCCCTTCAGCTTGGACGCAGAGATGATCCCTGAAGATGAATTTGAGCTATGGCTTCAGCAGGCATTGGCATCAGGCGTATTCGCTGACAGCCCAAAGCGCAGGAAAAGCTGGAGCCCATTCAAACTGCCTCAAAAGGGAATCAAAAGTTGGCGAAGATCATCATGA
- the LOC8070156 gene encoding WPP domain-associated protein isoform X2 has product MEAAADPLEYELQGEISGILIQNYVCGLHHEFETKLWEHQNCISTLNRNWAEKVSEIAVLRDELHNVLSVILASEPGAHHPHQSHGVLEDQMVIVKAKDDGEPPVTEKCSESSEVTLEIPDFSLLKHMPSEEMTNFLKTEWLKLRRQHESELHEKTEELFRVKREHAKEKASLPLKKERELEFIKSKLLQTISKLGEIASRKENSCFDGNENKEMRRLKDRIGMLLHDNNRLRGLLADKKQEVKHLSLQVSDSKSKTTQDSLSEAKLLNNFEKLRAELEDLKVERHLNNLVDSSVFKEVFDNYENQIYDMDQEGSFLKELLDEKQDQLSIIYEDRQKLKYENNQLVSIAESIMQHHDQANLVNDELMMFKEKVCEQELLILESKGEYNSMKRCLYEAMQEIQVCKQEILGLTENLTFMSIALKEAKEQNASLDATIREMKKTPAQSIGSHWGQTGEFDLASMEKLSKTYADFESRLVETIKRNETRLTSLVCQFSPLVQQVAVLRKKEFWYKQILEIKCSNLRKAEAEVDILGDEVDTLLSVLGKIYIALDHYSPVLKHYPGVTEILMLVQKVLKGESIEHLATKGKS; this is encoded by the exons ATGGAGGCGGCCGCCGACCCG CTGGAGTATGAGCTGCAGGGAGAGATCTCTGGCATCTTGATTCAGAACTACGTTTGCGGTTTGCACCACGAGTTTGAGACGAAGTTATGGGAGCATCAGAACTGCATCAGCACTCTGAACAGGAACTGGGCGGAAAAGGTTTCTGAGATCGCGGTGCTGCGCGACGAGCTTCACAATGTTCTGAGCGTTATACTAGCTTCGGAACCTGGTGCTCATCATCCTCACCAGTCCCACGGTGTTCTGGAAGACCAGATGGTCATTGTGAAGGCAAAAGATGATGGTGAGCCTCCGGTAACAGAGAAATGTTCTGAGTCAAGCGAGGTTACTCTCGAGATCCCAGATTTTTCCCTCCTGAAGCACATGCCCAGTGAAGAAATGACGAACTTTCTCAAGACGGAATGGCTAAAACTGCGAAGACAGCACGAGTCTGAGCTTCATGAGAAGACAGAGGAGCTGTTCAGGGTGAAAAGGGAACACGCAAAAGAGAAAGCTTCGTTGCCGCTTAAGAAAGAGAGAGAGCTTGAGTTCATCAAATCGAAGTTGCTCCAGACCATCTCCAAGCTTGGTGAGATAGCCTCGAGGAAAGAGAATTCTTGTTTTGACGGTAATGAGAATAAGGAGATGCGCAGGTTGAAGGACAGGATCGGTATGCTACTACATGATAATAATCGTCTCCGAGGTTTGCTGGCTGATAAAAAACAGGAGGTTAAGCACCTCTCTTTGCAAGTATCAGATTCAAAGAGCAAAACGACCCAGGACTCACTGTCAGAGGCAAAACTGTTGAATAATTTTGAGAAGCTTAGGGCTGAACTTGAAGATTTAAAGGTTGAGAGGCACTTGAACAATTTAGTGGATTCGTCTGTATTCAAGGAAGTTTTTGATAATTATGAGAATCAGATTTATGATATGGATCAGGAGGGATCCTTCCTCAAAGAGTTGCTTGATGAAAAACAAGACCAGCTAAGTATTATATATGAAGATAGACAAAAGCTCAAGTATGAAAATAATCAACTTGTATCAATTGCAGAATCAATTATGCAGCACCATGACCAAGCCAACTTGGTTAATGATGAGCTTATGATGTTTAAGGAGAAAGTGTGCGAGCAAGAACTGCTGATATTGGAGTCAAAGGGCGAATATAACTCCATGAAAAGGTGTTTGTATGAGGCTATGCAAGAAATCCAAGTATGCAAGCAAGAAATACTTGGGCTGACTGAAAACTTAACTTTTATGTCTATTGCTTTGAAGGAAGCCAAGGAACAGAATGCCTCACTTGACGCCACAATCCGTGAAATGAAGAAAACACCAGCACAAAGTATTGGCAGTCATTGGGGACAGACTGGGGAATTTGATCTTGCCAGTATGGAGAAGTTGTCAAAAACATATGCTGACTTTGAAAGCAGATTAGTCGAAACTATTAAAAGAAATGAAACCAG GTTGACTAGTCTAGTTTGTCAGTTTAGCCCACTGGTGCAGCAAGTTGCTGTCTTAAGGAAAAAAGAATTCTGGTACAAGCAAATACTTGAGATTAAATGCTCAAATCTTCGGAAAGCAGAAGCAGAG GTCGATATACTTGGTGATGAGGTTGACACCCTTCTAAGTGTTCTGGGAAAAATCTATATTGCACTTGATCATTATTCTCCAGTTTTGAAGCATTACCCTGGG GTTACAGAGATTTTGATGCTTGTGCAGAAGGTGTTGAAAGGAGAAAGCATTGAACACCTAGCCACTAAGGGAAAATCCTGA
- the LOC110429682 gene encoding GDP-L-galactose phosphorylase 1-like encodes MVSATKVEGEYSFLSKNSHLDQSEGVKIHLYQFGAEHRNEKLKSFACSVQDGPSLLDMLLLSQWDNFAWKGHLDYDVTACQLKVIGGGRNFVGQLNNKWNPFSLKEYDKFFESFECLKPNSMKSYDGLLLGIAQGENDRPEVAPSASPPKDGLLVIANTYPVEYGHIFLVPSAIHQLSCYWDKRMIGLATKISSEVNNESFKVFFDSGTSVVSGHMIFQACYFAIPLPVESASTFTVYDGKAGSDIIVSETVDYPLKALVFTSTNLKTLVSVLSEISFSLHDNATAYSLLISNNGTKVFLFPQVKNLVTGCCLSAWECGGYFVYQTKFDFDNASETEISNRMGSVSLEDSTFEDLKHLCCAIADNLLM; translated from the exons ATGGTGTCGGCCACCAAGGTAGAAGGTGAATATTCGTTTCTGAGCAAGAACTCTCACCTGGATCAATCTGAAG GTGTGAAGATACATCTATATCAATTTGGTGCAGAACACAGAAATGAGAAACTTAAAAGCTTTGCATGCTCTGTACAGGATGGCCCAAGTTTACTTGATATGTTGCTTCTTTCCCAG TGGGATAATTTTGCCTGGAAGGGCCATTTGGACTATGATGTTACTGCTTGCCAACTTAAG gTCATTGGAGGTGGAAGAAATTTTGTGGGTCAGCTGAACAATAAATGGAATCCATTTTCACTGAAGGAATATGACAAGTTCTTTGAGTCCTTTGAATGCTTGAAGCCAAATAGTATGAAGAGTTACGATGGATTGCTCCTGGGCATTGCACAAGGAGAAAATGATAGACCTGAGGTTGCTCCTTCAGCATCACCACCGAAGGATGGACTACTTGTGATTGCAAAT ACATATCCTGTTGAATATGGTCATATCTTCTTGGTCCCAAGTGCAATCCATCAACTATCTTGCTACTGGGACAAAAGGATGATTGGACTGGCTACAAAGATTTCCTCTGAAGTAAATAATGAATCATTCAAGGTTTTCTTTGACAGCGGAACATCTGTAGTGTCAGGTCACATGATTTTTCAG GCATGTTACTTTGCAATTCCTTTACCAGTGGAGTCTGCCTCCACTTTCACGGTATATGATGGAAAGGCTGGATCAGACATTATTGTGTCTGAAACAGTTGACTACCCCCTAAAAGCTCTTGTGTTCACCAGCACCAACCTAAAAACACTTGTGAGTGTTCTCAGTGAAATATCCTTTTCTCTGCATGACAATGCTACTGCATACAGCCTGCTGATTTCCAACAATGGCACAAAGGTTTTCTTGTTTCCACAG GTGAAAAATCTGGTTACTGGCTGCTGTCTGTCTGCTTGGGAGTGTGGCGGCTACTTTGTTTACCAAACCAAGTTTGATTTTGATAATGCTTCTGAGACTGAAATCTCCAACAGAATGGGCTCTGTTTCACTCGAGGATAGCACCTTTGAAGATCTGAAACATCTTTGTTGTGCTATTGCAGACAATCTTCTTATGTAA